The following proteins are encoded in a genomic region of Paenibacillus sp. FSL H3-0469:
- the rhaD gene encoding rhamnulose-1-phosphate aldolase: MSTSVIESKGYISGVTAPFIEEMSEITHHMWSLGWDELNGGNVSYLLDEEEVAKYINIREPLRTISLTFPVTELAGKYFIVTGSGKYFRNVIKDPEANLGVLRVSSSGESVEVLWGLRSGAIPTSELASHFMSHIERLKVDPAHRIVLHTHATNVIAMTFTHDLDELKFTKTLWEMCTECLVVFPDGVSVIPWMVPGSSEIGRATADKMKDYRVVIWPQHGIFVTGQTMDATFGLVETIEKAAIVYNLIGGREIKQKITDQQLADLAAAFRVTPKAGVLDL, translated from the coding sequence ATGAGTACATCCGTAATTGAATCCAAGGGGTATATATCCGGCGTCACTGCGCCTTTTATCGAGGAAATGTCCGAAATTACCCATCACATGTGGTCGCTGGGCTGGGATGAGCTGAACGGGGGCAATGTCAGTTACCTCCTGGATGAAGAAGAGGTAGCCAAATATATCAATATCCGCGAGCCGCTGCGTACGATCAGCCTTACCTTCCCTGTAACCGAGCTGGCGGGCAAATACTTCATCGTTACCGGATCGGGCAAGTATTTCCGTAATGTGATTAAGGACCCGGAAGCCAACCTTGGTGTACTGCGTGTCAGCAGCAGCGGCGAGAGCGTGGAGGTATTGTGGGGACTGCGCAGCGGCGCTATTCCGACCAGTGAGCTTGCTTCCCACTTCATGAGCCACATTGAGCGGCTGAAGGTAGATCCCGCGCACCGGATTGTGCTGCATACTCATGCAACGAACGTGATTGCCATGACGTTCACCCATGATTTGGATGAGCTGAAATTCACCAAGACTCTGTGGGAGATGTGCACGGAATGTCTGGTGGTCTTCCCGGATGGCGTCAGCGTCATTCCCTGGATGGTTCCGGGCAGTAGTGAGATCGGGCGGGCCACCGCGGATAAAATGAAGGATTACCGCGTGGTCATCTGGCCGCAGCATGGCATCTTCGTAACCGGCCAGACTATGGATGCGACGTTCGGATTAGTAGAGACCATTGAGAAGGCCGCCATCGTCTATAATCTGATCGGCGGACGAGAAATCAAGCAGAAGATTACCGATCAGCAGCTGGCGGATCTGGCTGCAGCCTTCCGGGTGACTCCGAAAGCCGGCGTGCTGGACTTATAA
- the rhaA gene encoding L-rhamnose isomerase: MDQSIINIYNEAKKLYAAHGIHTDEVLEKLAQIKVSLHCWQGDDVRGFLFKDKELSGGIAVTGSYPGRAGTPDELRQDLEKALSLIPGKHKVNLHAIYADTKEQVDLDELAPRHFTNWVEWAKEQGLGLDFNPTCFSHPKAADGFTLSHADEEIRSFWIKHCKASRSIAEHFGRELGQPCVTNFWVPDGYKDTPVDRLAPRMRLKESLDEIFSEEMDPQYTIDAVESKLFGIGSESYVVGSHEFYMGYGLTRGKAICLDAGHFHPTEVISNKLSSILMFSEQLLLHVSRPVRWDSDHVVTMDDELLEIARELVRGDLLPRTHIGLDFFDGSINHLAAWVIGTRNTIKALLRAMLEPVEELRAIERAGDYTSRLALVEEFKSYPFGAVWDYYCASQGTPVREGWLAEVKSYEQEVLALR; this comes from the coding sequence ATGGATCAGAGCATCATTAACATCTACAACGAAGCCAAGAAATTATATGCAGCCCATGGGATTCATACGGATGAGGTACTGGAGAAGCTGGCGCAGATCAAAGTATCTCTGCACTGCTGGCAGGGCGACGATGTACGGGGCTTCCTGTTCAAGGATAAAGAGCTGAGCGGCGGCATTGCCGTGACTGGCAGCTACCCCGGCCGGGCCGGTACACCGGATGAGCTGCGTCAGGATCTGGAGAAGGCCCTCTCGCTGATTCCCGGCAAGCATAAGGTCAATCTGCATGCGATCTATGCCGATACGAAGGAACAGGTGGATCTGGATGAGCTGGCGCCGCGCCATTTCACGAACTGGGTAGAATGGGCCAAGGAGCAGGGATTAGGTCTTGATTTCAATCCGACCTGCTTCTCGCATCCCAAGGCGGCGGACGGCTTCACCCTCAGCCATGCGGACGAAGAGATCCGCAGCTTCTGGATTAAGCATTGCAAGGCCTCCCGCAGCATTGCCGAGCACTTCGGCCGCGAGCTGGGCCAGCCGTGTGTCACGAATTTCTGGGTGCCGGATGGCTACAAGGATACTCCGGTGGACCGACTGGCACCGCGCATGCGCCTGAAGGAATCGCTGGATGAAATCTTCAGCGAGGAGATGGATCCGCAGTACACGATCGATGCCGTGGAGAGCAAGCTGTTCGGTATCGGCTCGGAGAGCTACGTGGTCGGATCGCATGAGTTCTACATGGGCTACGGCCTGACACGCGGCAAGGCTATCTGCCTGGATGCCGGACATTTCCATCCGACGGAAGTGATCTCGAACAAGCTCAGCTCCATCCTGATGTTCAGCGAGCAGCTGCTGCTGCATGTCAGCAGACCGGTCCGCTGGGACAGTGATCATGTAGTCACGATGGACGATGAGCTGCTGGAGATTGCCCGCGAGCTGGTTCGCGGGGATCTGCTGCCGCGCACGCATATCGGCCTCGACTTCTTCGACGGCAGTATCAATCATCTGGCGGCTTGGGTAATCGGCACGCGCAATACGATCAAGGCCCTGCTGCGCGCCATGCTGGAGCCGGTAGAGGAGCTTCGGGCCATTGAACGGGCTGGAGATTACACCTCGCGGCTGGCCTTGGTGGAAGAATTCAAGTCCTATCCGTTCGGTGCCGTCTGGGATTACTACTGCGCTTCGCAGGGGACCCCGGTCCGCGAGGGGTGGCTGGCTGAAGTGAAGAGCTATGAGCAGGAAGTATTGGCTCTAAGATAA